From a region of the Azospirillum formosense genome:
- the ileS gene encoding isoleucine--tRNA ligase, with protein sequence MTRDYKSTVFLPRTDFPMRGGLPTKEPELLKRWEDMGLFQRLRETAKGREKFVLHDGPPYANGNIHIGHAVNKVLKDVIVRSRQMQGYDSNYVPGWDCHGLPIEWKIEEKYRAEGKDKDEVPLNQFRAECRQFAQKWVDIQAGEFRRLGVEGNWADPYLTMTLPAEAQIVREIHKFAMNGGLYKGAKPVMWSVVEKTALAEAEIEYHDHTSTTVFARFAIWGSPAPEVDDANIVIWTTTPWTLPGNRAIAFGEDIEYATYKVLEVEEGSLAAVGERLVVATALAESVFKETKIKDARLLHRFPGSRLAGGYCHHPLTRSGYDFKVPLLAGDFVTTDAGTGFVHIAPGHGEDDFHLGQANGIEVPQTVGEDGRYYDHVPLFAGLRVYTAEGKPGEANGAVLKAFQEVGALLAKGRIKHSYPHSWRSKAPLIFRTTPQWFISMETNDLRKTALQAISDTTWFPAQGENRIRAMIEQRPDWCISRQRAWGVPIALFVRKDNGAILRDADVFTRIADIFEKEGSDAWFARPAQDFLGNAYRADDYEQVRDIVDVWFESGSTHAFVLEQRPELKWPASLYLEGSDQHRGWFHSSLLESCGTRGRAPYDAVLTHGFTLDEQGRKMSKSLGNVVAPQEVCDKYGADILRLWVVSTDYTEDQRIGPEIIKYQADHYRRLRNTLRYILGALADYTPAERIAVAEMPELERWVLHRLSELDALVRAKIEAYDFHDLSVAIHNFCAVELSAFYFDVRKDSLYCDAPGSVRRRAVRTVMEHLLSTLTAWLAPILCFTAEEAWLARPEGLTGLEGWSEESVHLRVFPAIPAEWRNDDLAAKWESIRTVRRTVTGALELERANKRIGSSLQANPTVFVDAATKALLDGVDFAEICITSQITVAEGTAPEGAFVLPDVAGIAVVPGLAEGGKCERCWKILPEVGTNAAHPTLCLRCAEAVDAEPAF encoded by the coding sequence ATGACCCGCGACTACAAGTCCACCGTCTTTCTGCCCCGCACCGACTTCCCCATGCGCGGCGGCCTGCCCACCAAGGAGCCGGAGCTGCTGAAGCGCTGGGAGGACATGGGCCTCTTCCAGCGGCTGCGCGAGACGGCGAAGGGCCGCGAGAAGTTCGTCCTGCACGACGGCCCGCCCTACGCCAACGGCAACATCCACATCGGCCACGCCGTCAACAAGGTGCTGAAGGACGTCATCGTCCGCTCGCGCCAGATGCAGGGCTATGACTCCAACTACGTCCCCGGCTGGGACTGCCACGGCCTGCCCATCGAGTGGAAGATCGAGGAGAAGTACCGCGCCGAGGGCAAGGACAAGGACGAGGTCCCGCTCAACCAGTTCCGCGCCGAGTGCCGCCAGTTCGCCCAGAAGTGGGTGGACATCCAGGCCGGCGAGTTCCGCCGCCTGGGCGTGGAAGGCAACTGGGCCGACCCGTACCTGACCATGACGCTGCCCGCCGAGGCGCAGATCGTCCGCGAGATCCACAAGTTCGCCATGAACGGCGGCCTCTACAAGGGCGCCAAGCCGGTCATGTGGTCGGTGGTGGAGAAGACCGCGCTGGCCGAGGCGGAGATCGAGTATCACGACCACACCTCGACCACCGTCTTCGCGCGCTTCGCCATCTGGGGCTCGCCGGCGCCGGAGGTCGACGACGCCAACATCGTCATCTGGACGACCACCCCCTGGACCCTGCCGGGCAACCGCGCCATCGCCTTCGGCGAGGACATCGAATACGCGACCTACAAGGTGCTGGAGGTCGAGGAGGGCAGCCTCGCCGCGGTCGGTGAGCGTCTCGTCGTCGCCACCGCGCTGGCCGAGAGCGTCTTCAAGGAAACCAAGATCAAGGACGCGCGGCTGCTGCACCGCTTCCCCGGCTCGCGTCTGGCCGGCGGCTACTGCCACCACCCGCTGACCCGCAGCGGCTACGATTTCAAGGTGCCGCTGCTGGCCGGCGACTTCGTCACCACCGACGCCGGCACCGGCTTCGTCCACATCGCGCCGGGCCACGGCGAGGACGACTTCCACCTGGGCCAGGCCAACGGCATCGAGGTGCCGCAGACGGTCGGCGAGGACGGGCGCTATTACGACCACGTCCCGCTGTTCGCCGGCCTGCGCGTCTACACCGCCGAGGGAAAGCCGGGCGAGGCCAACGGCGCCGTGCTGAAGGCCTTCCAGGAGGTCGGGGCGCTGCTCGCCAAGGGCCGCATCAAGCACAGCTACCCGCACAGCTGGCGGTCGAAGGCCCCGCTGATCTTCCGCACCACGCCGCAGTGGTTCATCTCCATGGAGACGAACGACCTGCGCAAGACGGCGCTGCAGGCCATCTCCGACACGACGTGGTTCCCGGCCCAGGGCGAGAACCGCATCCGCGCGATGATCGAGCAGCGCCCGGACTGGTGCATCAGCCGCCAGCGCGCCTGGGGCGTGCCGATCGCCCTGTTCGTCCGCAAGGACAACGGCGCGATCCTGCGCGATGCCGACGTGTTCACCCGCATCGCCGACATCTTCGAGAAGGAAGGCTCCGACGCGTGGTTCGCCCGCCCGGCGCAGGATTTCCTCGGCAACGCCTACCGCGCCGACGATTACGAGCAGGTCAGGGACATCGTCGACGTGTGGTTCGAGTCCGGCTCGACCCACGCCTTCGTGCTGGAGCAGCGGCCGGAGTTGAAGTGGCCGGCCTCGCTGTACCTTGAAGGCTCCGACCAGCACCGCGGCTGGTTCCACTCCTCGCTGCTGGAAAGCTGCGGCACGCGCGGCCGGGCGCCCTACGACGCGGTGCTGACGCACGGCTTCACGCTCGACGAGCAGGGCCGCAAGATGTCCAAGTCGCTGGGCAACGTCGTCGCCCCGCAGGAGGTCTGCGACAAGTACGGCGCCGACATCCTGCGCCTCTGGGTGGTCAGCACCGACTACACCGAGGACCAGCGCATCGGCCCGGAGATCATCAAGTACCAGGCCGACCATTACCGCCGCCTGCGCAACACGCTGCGCTACATCCTCGGCGCGCTGGCCGACTACACCCCGGCCGAGCGCATCGCCGTGGCTGAGATGCCGGAGCTGGAGCGCTGGGTCCTGCACCGCCTGTCGGAGCTGGACGCGCTGGTCCGCGCCAAGATCGAGGCCTACGACTTCCACGACCTGTCGGTGGCGATCCACAATTTCTGCGCCGTGGAGCTGTCGGCCTTCTACTTCGACGTCCGCAAGGACAGCCTCTACTGCGACGCGCCGGGCTCGGTCCGCCGCCGCGCGGTCCGCACGGTGATGGAGCATCTGCTCTCCACCCTGACCGCGTGGCTGGCCCCGATCCTCTGCTTCACCGCGGAGGAGGCGTGGCTGGCCCGGCCCGAGGGTCTGACCGGCCTCGAGGGCTGGAGCGAGGAGAGCGTCCATCTGCGCGTCTTCCCGGCCATCCCGGCGGAGTGGCGCAACGACGATCTCGCCGCCAAGTGGGAGTCCATCCGCACCGTCCGCCGCACCGTCACCGGCGCGCTGGAACTGGAGCGGGCCAACAAGAGGATCGGCTCGTCCCTGCAGGCCAACCCGACCGTCTTCGTGGACGCGGCGACCAAGGCGCTGCTCGACGGCGTGGACTTCGCCGAGATCTGCATCACCTCGCAGATCACCGTGGCGGAGGGCACGGCCCCCGAGGGAGCCTTCGTCCTGCCCGACGTGGCCGGCATCGCGGTGGTGCCCGGCCTCGCCGAAGGGGGCAAGTGCGAGCGCTGCTGGAAGATCCTTCCGGAGGTCGGCACGAACGCCGCACACCCGACGCTGTGCCTCCGTTGCGCCGAAGCCGTGGACGCGGAACCGGCGTTCTGA
- a CDS encoding orotate phosphoribosyltransferase, which yields MTTAALPDRATIAATAAKILLEIKALHFNAETPFIFTSGWASPVYTDCRRIVSFPRARKALMDFAVQTIEREIGYESIDAVAGGETAGIPFAAWIAERLELPMQYVRKKPKGFGRNAQIEGVLTEGQRVILVEDLATDGKSKENFVTALRNGGATVTDSFVIFHYGIFPQSKTNMDRIGVRLHELCTWWDVLKVARENRYFDENTLSEVEKFLNDPVGWSAAHGGKASFD from the coding sequence ATGACCACCGCCGCTTTGCCCGACCGGGCGACGATTGCCGCCACCGCCGCGAAGATCCTGCTGGAAATCAAGGCGCTGCATTTCAACGCCGAGACGCCCTTCATCTTCACCTCCGGCTGGGCGAGCCCGGTCTACACCGACTGCCGGCGCATCGTGTCCTTCCCGCGCGCCCGCAAGGCTCTGATGGACTTCGCCGTCCAGACCATCGAGCGCGAGATCGGCTACGAGAGCATCGACGCGGTGGCCGGCGGCGAGACGGCGGGCATCCCCTTCGCCGCCTGGATCGCCGAGCGGCTGGAACTGCCCATGCAGTATGTCCGCAAGAAGCCGAAGGGCTTCGGGCGCAACGCCCAGATCGAGGGCGTGCTGACCGAGGGGCAGCGGGTCATCCTGGTCGAGGACCTCGCCACCGACGGCAAGAGCAAGGAGAACTTCGTCACCGCGCTGCGCAACGGCGGGGCCACGGTGACCGACAGCTTCGTGATCTTCCATTACGGCATCTTCCCGCAGTCGAAGACCAACATGGACCGCATCGGCGTCCGCCTGCACGAGCTGTGCACCTGGTGGGACGTGCTGAAGGTCGCCCGCGAGAACCGGTACTTCGACGAGAACACCCTGTCGGAGGTCGAGAAGTTCCTGAACGACCCGGTCGGCTGGTCGGCCGCCCACGGCGGCAAGGCCAGCTTCGACTGA
- a CDS encoding bifunctional riboflavin kinase/FAD synthetase, translated as MRLFRHTADLPQDARGAVVALGNFDGVHRGHQAVIATAQRIARDLGAPSAVMTFEPHPRSVFRPDDAPFRLSPFRVKARHIEALGVDLLFVCHFDESFLHKTADAFIQEDLVAGLGVRHVVCGYDFLFGHGRGGDPALLRQAGAAHGFGVTEVGPVADDADGVYSSTRVRDALVAGNPREAARLLGSPWEIEGRVEHGDHKGRTIGFPTANVELADYLRPAFGVYAVRTGVDQGAGTVWRDGVANLGRRPTVGGTVERLETHILDFDGDLYGQHLRVQLIEFLRPERKFGSFNELKDQIVQDAAAARAVLAREPRSEG; from the coding sequence ATGCGATTGTTCCGACACACCGCCGACCTGCCGCAGGACGCCCGTGGGGCCGTCGTCGCCCTGGGCAACTTCGACGGGGTGCACCGCGGCCATCAGGCGGTGATCGCCACCGCCCAGCGGATCGCCCGCGATCTCGGCGCGCCCTCGGCGGTGATGACCTTCGAGCCGCACCCCCGCTCGGTCTTCCGCCCGGACGACGCCCCCTTCCGCCTGTCGCCCTTCCGCGTCAAGGCGCGCCACATCGAGGCGCTGGGCGTCGACCTGCTGTTCGTCTGCCATTTCGACGAGAGCTTCCTGCACAAGACCGCCGACGCCTTCATCCAGGAGGATCTGGTGGCCGGGCTGGGCGTGCGGCACGTCGTCTGCGGCTACGACTTCCTGTTCGGCCATGGCCGCGGCGGCGACCCCGCCCTGCTCCGGCAGGCCGGCGCGGCGCACGGCTTCGGCGTGACCGAGGTCGGGCCGGTGGCCGACGACGCGGACGGCGTCTATTCCTCCACCCGCGTGCGCGACGCGCTGGTCGCCGGCAACCCGCGCGAGGCCGCCCGGCTGCTCGGCTCCCCCTGGGAGATCGAGGGGCGCGTGGAGCATGGCGACCACAAGGGCCGCACCATCGGCTTCCCCACCGCCAACGTCGAGCTGGCCGACTATCTGCGCCCCGCCTTCGGCGTCTACGCGGTGCGCACCGGCGTGGACCAGGGGGCGGGCACGGTGTGGCGCGACGGCGTCGCCAACCTGGGCCGCCGCCCGACCGTGGGCGGAACGGTGGAGCGGCTGGAGACCCACATCCTCGACTTCGACGGCGACCTCTACGGCCAGCATCTGCGCGTGCAGCTCATCGAGTTCCTGCGGCCGGAGCGCAAGTTCGGCAGCTTCAACGAGTTGAAGGACCAGATCGTCCAGGACGCCGCCGCGGCCCGCGCCGTGCTGGCCCGGGAACCGCGGTCGGAAGGCTGA
- a CDS encoding MaoC family dehydratase, with amino-acid sequence MDDVRQVLKDNEGHCIEDLTVGMTASFAKTVTEADIVLFAGISGDTNPVHLNQEYASGTMFQGRIAHGMLSVSFISAVLGTKLPGPGAIYMSQTVRFKAPVRAGDTVTARATVTEVIPEKRRVVVRTVCTVGETVVIEGEALLMVPSRG; translated from the coding sequence ATGGATGATGTTCGCCAAGTCCTGAAGGACAACGAGGGCCACTGCATCGAGGATTTGACCGTCGGCATGACGGCGTCCTTCGCGAAGACGGTTACCGAGGCGGACATCGTGCTGTTCGCCGGCATCTCCGGCGACACCAACCCGGTCCACCTGAACCAGGAATACGCCAGCGGCACCATGTTCCAGGGCCGCATCGCCCACGGCATGCTGAGCGTCAGCTTCATCTCCGCCGTTCTCGGCACCAAGCTGCCGGGTCCGGGCGCCATCTACATGAGCCAGACCGTGCGCTTCAAGGCGCCGGTCCGCGCCGGCGACACGGTGACCGCCCGCGCCACCGTCACCGAGGTGATCCCGGAGAAGCGCCGCGTCGTCGTCCGCACGGTCTGCACCGTCGGCGAGACCGTGGTGATCGAGGGCGAAGCCCTGCTGATGGTCCCGTCGCGCGGCTGA
- a CDS encoding SDR family NAD(P)-dependent oxidoreductase, with protein MPHRFALVTGGTSGIGAGFARALSADTGLLLAARNAEALNTAKTELEAAGRRVEVLATDLTTDAGRDALIQKAETLEIDLLINNAGSGAFGPVLDNPPEAERATVELNVVATTVLTRALLPGMIERAARDGRRAGLILLSSTAAFQPIPFLGTYCASKSFVLAYGEALATELKRKPVDVLVLCPGATRTSFGKRAGFALNALPGAADPLDVAREGLQALGRRTVHVHGFGTRNMLRPFLWSRHAASDGLGALLAAFDRGQRAGRSARPPRGGA; from the coding sequence ATGCCCCACCGCTTCGCGCTGGTCACCGGCGGCACCTCCGGCATCGGCGCCGGCTTCGCCCGCGCCCTGTCCGCCGACACCGGCCTCCTGCTGGCCGCCCGCAACGCCGAGGCCCTCAACACCGCCAAGACGGAGCTGGAGGCCGCCGGGCGCCGGGTGGAGGTGCTGGCCACCGACCTGACCACCGACGCGGGGCGGGACGCCCTGATCCAGAAGGCGGAGACGCTGGAGATCGACCTGCTCATCAACAACGCCGGGTCGGGCGCCTTCGGGCCGGTGCTCGACAACCCTCCGGAGGCGGAGCGGGCGACGGTGGAGCTGAACGTGGTGGCGACCACGGTGCTGACCCGCGCGCTGCTGCCCGGCATGATCGAGCGGGCGGCGCGCGACGGGCGCAGGGCGGGGCTGATCCTGCTGTCGAGCACGGCGGCCTTCCAGCCGATCCCGTTCCTCGGCACCTACTGCGCCAGCAAGAGCTTCGTGCTGGCCTATGGCGAGGCGCTGGCGACGGAGCTGAAGCGCAAGCCGGTGGATGTGCTGGTGCTGTGCCCCGGCGCCACCCGCACCAGCTTCGGCAAGCGCGCCGGCTTCGCGCTGAACGCGCTGCCGGGGGCCGCCGACCCGCTGGACGTGGCGCGGGAGGGGTTGCAGGCGCTGGGGCGCCGCACGGTGCATGTGCACGGCTTCGGCACCCGCAACATGCTGCGCCCCTTCCTGTGGTCGCGCCATGCGGCCTCGGACGGGCTGGGCGCGCTGCTGGCCGCTTTCGACCGGGGGCAGCGCGCCGGCCGGTCCGCCCGTCCGCCGCGTGGCGGGGCTTAG
- a CDS encoding septal ring lytic transglycosylase RlpA family protein produces the protein MARKLSMALCALSLTLSPMATQAQPSSKSQSPKDASVPPIAVERTDEGEPVIVHEGEASFYGGSFHGKKTASGERFDQNKPTAASRELPLGSKVTVTNQDNGKSVDVIVNDRGPYVDGRVIDLSKQAAKKLDMIEDGVAPVRVEAKPSEQPTEAVREKVEAKAEKADKTQVAEQPASEKKGKGAALSGSSGADRQSGSGSDR, from the coding sequence ATGGCGCGTAAACTGTCCATGGCGCTCTGCGCCCTGTCCCTGACCCTGTCCCCCATGGCCACCCAGGCCCAGCCCTCATCCAAATCGCAAAGCCCGAAGGACGCGTCGGTGCCGCCGATCGCCGTGGAACGCACGGACGAGGGCGAGCCGGTGATCGTCCATGAGGGCGAGGCGTCCTTCTACGGCGGCTCGTTCCATGGGAAGAAGACGGCCAGCGGCGAGCGTTTCGACCAGAACAAGCCGACCGCCGCCTCGCGCGAGCTGCCACTGGGCAGCAAGGTCACCGTGACCAACCAGGACAACGGCAAGAGCGTCGACGTCATCGTCAACGACCGCGGCCCCTATGTGGACGGGCGGGTCATCGACCTGTCGAAGCAGGCCGCCAAGAAGCTCGACATGATCGAGGACGGCGTGGCCCCGGTGCGCGTCGAGGCCAAGCCGTCCGAACAGCCGACCGAGGCCGTTAGGGAGAAGGTCGAGGCCAAGGCCGAAAAGGCGGACAAGACCCAGGTCGCCGAGCAGCCTGCGTCCGAGAAGAAGGGCAAGGGCGCCGCCCTGTCGGGATCGTCCGGCGCCGACCGGCAGAGCGGCTCGGGGTCCGACCGCTAA
- a CDS encoding alpha/beta hydrolase, whose protein sequence is MAVSVAGLGVEPRFGWVTMADGTRLRTAHWAAAAPPRGTALLLTGRAEFIEKYAETAGEMLARGFEVFAFDWRNQGLSDRPLPNRQIHHLDSFDTLAGDLQEVVDRLVRPRQRGRLLLVAHSMGGLVALMALLRNPALCDAAVLTAPMFDIFTGPVPRRMAVWLAERLCARGRAAEYAFGQHDYDPVEGLFTPVNPITSDPRRYATYHDAFRDRPELRVGGVSFGWVRAALRASDHIRFTAPLERVTTPILLLSAPADAIVRSEAHRLAAARLGNAVLKEHPDAKHELLMERDDIRDRVWADIDAFLASLHL, encoded by the coding sequence ATGGCCGTGAGCGTGGCGGGTCTGGGCGTGGAGCCACGGTTCGGCTGGGTGACGATGGCGGACGGGACCCGGCTGCGCACCGCCCATTGGGCGGCCGCCGCCCCGCCGCGCGGCACCGCGCTGCTGCTGACCGGCCGGGCGGAGTTCATCGAGAAATACGCCGAGACGGCGGGGGAGATGCTCGCCCGCGGCTTCGAGGTCTTCGCCTTCGACTGGCGCAACCAGGGCCTGTCCGACCGGCCCCTGCCCAACCGCCAGATCCATCATCTGGACAGCTTCGACACGCTGGCCGGCGACCTGCAGGAGGTGGTGGATCGGCTGGTGAGGCCACGGCAGCGGGGCCGCCTGCTGCTGGTCGCCCACAGCATGGGCGGGCTGGTCGCCCTGATGGCCCTGCTGCGCAATCCGGCCCTGTGCGACGCCGCGGTGTTGACGGCGCCGATGTTCGACATCTTCACCGGCCCGGTGCCGCGCCGCATGGCGGTCTGGCTGGCCGAGCGCCTTTGCGCCCGCGGGCGGGCCGCCGAATACGCCTTCGGCCAGCACGACTACGACCCGGTGGAGGGGCTGTTCACCCCGGTCAACCCGATCACCTCCGACCCCCGCCGCTACGCCACCTACCACGACGCCTTCCGCGACCGGCCCGAACTGCGGGTGGGCGGGGTCAGCTTCGGCTGGGTGCGGGCGGCCCTGCGCGCCTCCGACCACATCCGCTTCACAGCACCACTGGAGCGGGTGACGACGCCCATCCTGCTGCTGAGCGCGCCCGCCGACGCCATCGTCCGCTCGGAGGCGCACCGGCTGGCCGCCGCCCGGCTGGGCAACGCCGTGCTGAAGGAGCATCCCGACGCCAAGCACGAGCTGCTGATGGAGCGCGACGACATCCGCGACCGGGTGTGGGCGGACATCGACGCCTTCCTCGCCTCCCTGCATTTGTAA